A window from Solanum stenotomum isolate F172 chromosome 7, ASM1918654v1, whole genome shotgun sequence encodes these proteins:
- the LOC125870301 gene encoding BRCA1-associated RING domain protein 1-like — MLCIVGGEDIFHERDIKRQKKLNSGLLEMSLESHGHILQRCPSSEIVADSNCNLEYKICESPNVVQPKAVIDQHPPKGSVCAFCHSAKTTEKTGLFLYFANGREVVGNVTSLSKVICVHSKCIEWAPQVYYEGEIIKNLDTELARAAKLKCSSCGMKGAALGCYVTSCRRSYHVPCAFEIQDCQWDMENFVMLCPIHKSVKFPSEKSKPKKHIRREMLPKASPLTTEQLTFWARSSDGPKEWVLCGSVLSSEDTYMLVKFADMCGATVCKFWKPNVTHVVATTDVKGACTRTMKVLMAILSGKWILTMDWVKACVAANGPVNEELYEISLDNYGRSGGPKAGRLRASTNAPKLFDGFEFYLIGDFMPAYKSDLLDLVEKAGGTVIQSEEQLVKQNHSAQGTQPSSLVVYNCDVPQGCMFEEENSILQQRLAEAEDLAKQIGFQTVQHTWILESIAACKLVPFC, encoded by the exons ATGCTCTGCATAGTTGGGGGTGAAGACATATTTCATGAAAGGGATATTAAGCGGCAAAAGAAACTAAATTCTGGTTTGTTAGAAATGAGCTTAGAAAGTCATGGTCATATTCTACAAAGATGTCCTAGTTCAGAAATTGTTGCTGATTCCAACTGCAATTTGGAGTATAAAATATGTGAATCTCCTAATGTTGTTCAGCCAAAAGCAGTTATAGATCAACATCCTCCGAAAGGAAGTGTTTGTGCTTTCTGTCATTCTGCTAAGACCACAGAG AAAACTGGACTGTTTTTGTACTTTGCAAACGGAAGGGAAGTTGTGGGTAATGTTACTTCTCTTTCCAAAGTCATATGTGTGCACAGTAAGTGCATTGAATG GGCACCTCAAGTATATTATGAAGGAGAAATTATAAAGAATTTGGACACCGAGTTGGCAAGAGCTGCAAAACTCAAGTGTAGTAGTTGTGGCATGAAGGGTGCAGCACTTGGCTGCTACGTGACGTCTTGCAGGAGGAGTTATCATGTGCCCTGTGCATTTGAAATCCAGGATTGCCAATGGGATATG GAGAACTTTGTGATGCTGTGCCCAATTCATAAATCTGTTAAATTTCCAAGTGAGAAGTCAAAGCCCAAAAAACATATCAGGAGGGAAATGCTTCCAAAGGCTTCTCCCCT AACCACCGAGCAGTTGACTTTTTGGGCAAGATCATCAGATGGACCAAAAGAATGGGTTCTTTGTGGGTCTGTTCTATCCTCAGAAGATACG TATATGTTGGTGAAATTTGCTGATATGTGTGGTGCAACTGTGTGCAAGTTCTGGAAACCAAATGTCACACATGTTGTTGCAACAACTGATGTAAAGGGTGCATGCACCAGAACAATGAAAGTTCTCATGGCGATTTTGAGTGGAAAATGGATCCTAACTATGGACT GGGTAAAAGCTTGTGTTGCAGCAAATGGTCCAGTAAATGAAGAACTTTATGAAATAAGTCTAGACAATTATGGCCGTTCTGGGGGCCCCAAAGCTGGAAGGTTGAGGGCCTCAACTAAT GCGCCAAAGCTTTTTGATGGTTTCGAGTTTTATTTGATTGGAGATTTTATGCCAGCTTACAAAAGTGACCTGTTAGATCTAGTCGAGAAGGCTGGAGGCACTGTCATTCAGAGTGAGGAGCAGTTGGTGAAACAGAATCATTCTGCACAGGGAACTCAGCCATCTTCTCTAGTCGTATACAACTGTGATGTCCCGCAGGGTTGCAtgtttgaagaagaaaacagTATTTTGCAGCAAAGATTAGCTGAAGCTGAGGATCTAGCCAAGCAAATCGGTTTTCAGACCGTTCAGCATACTTGGATTCTGGAATCTATTGCTGCATGTAAATTGGTACCTTTCTGCTGA